DNA from Microbacterium sp. SORGH_AS_0969:
CTCGGCGCCCGCACCGGCATGCTCACCGCTCTCGTCCTCGTCGGAGTGGGGCTCGCGATCATCGGGTTCGGCGCCGACGCCCTGCAGGTGTTCGGGGTCGCCCTGGTGGGACTGGCGCTGTTCGGGTTCGGCAACGGAGCGGTCGACGTGATGATGAACGTCGAAGGCGCCGCGCTCGAGAAGGCCACCGGCCGCACGATCATGCCGCTGCTGCATGCCTTCTTCAGCTTCGGCACCGTCATCGGCGCCGGGCTCGGATTCGTCGCGGTGAGCATGGGCATCTCGGTCTTGGCGCACTGCGTGGCGATGGCGGTGGTGATCCTCGTGGTCGCGTTCGTCTCGATCGCCAACGTCCCGCGCCGCGAGGTGGCGATGGACGCCCCTGCCGCCGAGGAGCGCGCGCATTGGCGCGAGCGCCTCAGCACCTCTCTCCAGGCGTGGAAGGAGCCGCGGACCTACACGCTCGGCGTCATCATGCTCGGTATGGCCTTCGCCGAAGGCAGCGCGAACGACTGGCTTCCGTCGGCCGTCGTGTTCGGTCACGGCGCGCCCGAAGAGGCCGGACCCGCCGTCCTCGCCGTCTTCTCGGTCGCCATGACGATCGGCCGTATCGCGGGCGGCCCCGTCGTCGACCGTCTCGGCCGCGTGATCGTGCTGCGCGTCCTCGCCGCGACCGCTGCGGCGGGACTCCTGCTGTTCATCGTCGCGCCGTTCGGGCCGCTGGTCTTCATCGGCGCCGCCCTGTGGGGCCTCGGTGCGTCGCTCGGTTTCCCGATCGGCATGTCCGCCGCCGCCGACGACCCCGCGAAGGCGGCCTCCCGCGTCGCCGCCGCGGCCACGATCGGCTACGTCGCCTTCCTCTGCGGTCCCCCGATCCTCGGCTGGATCGGCGACCACATCGGGCTGCTCCCGACGCTGTTCATCGTGGTCGGCCTGATCGTGGCATCCGGGCTCTTCTCGGGGGCGGCCAAGCCGCTCACCGTCGAGAGCGCCGAGACCGAGAAGGTCCGGCGCGGCTAACGCGCGACCGCGGTCGTGGCTTTCGACGTCACGCTCTTCGAGGTGTAACCGGCCTTCGTGCCGGTCACCGTGACGGTGAGCTTCGCGCCGCGCTGCGCGCTGGTCGGCGTGAACGATGCGGACGTCGCCCCGCGGATCTTCCCCCCGCTCGCGAACCACTGGTAGGTGAGCGTCGTCCCGCTCGTCCACGAACCCGGGACGGCCGTGAGGGTCGACCCGACACGGGCGATGCCGCGGATCGTCGGGGTGGGAGCGGTCAGGATGCCGGCCGCCACCGCCGCCGTCGGCTTCGAGGTCTTCGACACCGACGTGTAGCCCGCGAGCGTCCCGGTGACCGTCACGGTGATGGACTTGCCCTTCTGCGCGGCACCCGGGGTGAACGACGTGGCGGTGGCCCCCCGCACCGCCACGCCGTCGGCGGACCACTGATACTTCAGCGTCGCGCCTCTCGCCCATGCCCCCGTGGTGACCGTCAACGCGCGTCCGACGCGGGCGGTGCCCGAGACGGTCGGCGTCGACGAGGCGAGCTTCGGGGCCGCGGCCGCGGCCCAGTCCATGGTCAGACGGGTGAACGACCACACGCCGATCGAGACGGCGACCGCGCGAGCGGGATCGCTCGTTCCCTTGGCGGTCCCGTCGTAGTAGACGACCCGACCGTCGGTGTACTGCGCTCGCACGGTCACCTTCGTGCCGGTCGGGAGGATGGTCTCGTTGTAGACCCCGCCGAGTCCGCCGCCGATGAGGTCGAGCTCCGTTTCGGCCTTGGTGGAGACGTCGGTCGCCACGACGCGCAGCTGCCGCATGACGACCGACTCGTCGAACATGAGCAGCTCGGTCGCGAGACCACCGCGCGCGACGCCGTAATCGATCGTGACGTCCGAGACGCTCTTGGTCGTCGCGTCGACCACGGTCTCGTACGGCGAGGACGCGAACCACCCGTCCGGCATCTCCATCCGGCTGAAGACGGTGTACGTGCCGCGCGGCACGTCCGAGATGCGGAAGGTTCCCGCCTTCGGGTCGTATTTCACTTTGGCGCTCGGCACCGGAACCCCGCCGACCGGGGCGGCCGAGACGGTGACCGCCGCCCGCTGCGCCGTCGTCGTGCGCTTGTCGAAGATCACCCGGCCCGAGATCGTGACGGTCTTCACGGCCGCCAGCTCGCCCACCGGGACGGGCGAGGAGGACGCTGCGGGAGAAGGTTCGGGAGCGGTAGACGACGACGGGGCGGGCATCGGTGCGACGAGCCCGATCGCCGTGGGAGCCGGGCTCGCCGTCGGGGTGACAGGCGACGGCATGACGGCCTGACCGGTCGCCGTCGGGGCCGGACTCGCCGACGCGGAGGCGGGCGCCGGAACAGCGGCGGTCGCGGGTCCGGCGGCGAGGAATCCCGCCACCACGACGGCGGAGACGCCGAAACCGATCGCCGCGCTCGCGCGCGTGAGTCCCGAGAAGAGCGACATGGGCATCCTTCTGATCCGGAGCCGCTGCATTCCGGCCCTTCTCCTCGTCACGCTAGACATCTCGCGAGCGCGGAATCGCGCCGAACGGCATTTCCGAACGACTCCGAACAGCCCGACGACGTGCGTGCGGGGCGATTAGGCTCGTCGAGTGCGTCTCGTCATCGCCCGTTGCTCCGTCGATTACACCGGCCGTCTCAACGCGCATCTCCCCCTCGCCACCCGCCTGCTCGTGCACAAGGGTGACGGGTCGCTGCTCGTGCACTCCGACGGCGGCTCCTACAAGCCGCTCAACTGGATGAGCCCGCCGTGCAGCCTCGTCGTCGAGCAGCCCGACGACGTCGACGTCGAAGACGGCGTCGTCGAGCGCTGGCGTGTGACCCACGCGAAGAGCGGCGACGCTCTGCTCGTGCGGATCCACGAGGTCATCCACGACACCGCCCACGACCTCGGGGTCGACCCCGGTCTCATCAAGGACGGCGTGGAGGCCGACCTGCAGCGCCTGCTCGCCGAGCAGGTCTCGGTCGTCGGCGAGGGGCTCACCCTGGTGCGACGCGAGTACCCCACCGCGATCGGCCCGGTCGATCTCCTGCTGCGAGACGACAACGGCGGCACGGTCGCGATCGAGGTCAAGCGCCGCGGCGACATCGATGGCGTCGAGCAGCTCACCCGTTACCTCGAGCTCCTGAACCGCGACCCCCTCCTCGCTCCGGTGACCGGCGTCTACGCCGCTCAGGAGATCAAGCCCCAGGCCCGCGTGCTCGCGACAGACCGTGGCATCCGGTGCCTCACCCTCGACTACGACGAGATGAAGGGCATCGACTCGGGCGCTCCGCGCCTGTTCTGACGGAGACGACCGTGAGCGCGTACCTCGCCGAGTTCCGACGCAACGAACTGCGCAGGGAGGGGGAAGCGAACGGCGTCGTCGAGTACGGCTGCGACCTCTTCCGCGGCGAGGATCGCGAGCTGGGAGTCTGGGTGAGCGGCCCGGATCGGTCCTCGATCGACGCCGAGGTCGTGCCGCTCGCCGAGAAGGCGCTGGCCGATCTCGACCGTCTCGTCAGCCTGGTCCCCCGTCCCCCCTCTCGGCTCGCGACGATCGCGGTCTCGCCGGGGCGCGTGCTCCTGACCTTCTGGGAGGACGGGGTGAACAACGAGTTCACCGCGTCGTTCTCCCTCGCGGCGGTCGCGAGCGCGCCGGGGTGGTCGTTCGACGGCTTCGGCGCGACCTGACCGTGGCCCCACGACGCGTCCTCTCGCCGCGAGGGGTGACCGCCGCGCCCTGACGCTCGCGTCCGATCGCGCCGGTAGCGTGGACACATGCCTGTGCGTTCCCCTTTCTCGTGTGTCCTGTGGGACGTCGACGGCACGCTCGTCGACGCGTCCGAGGGGATCCTCCGCCGACTGACCATCACGCTCGAGCACTTCGGACGCACGCCCCCGACCCGCGACGAGCTGTCGCGCTGGATCGGTCCGCCGATGTTCGAGTCGTTCCAGGTGAACGTCGGAATGACGCCGGAGCAGTCGACCGAGGCCGTCGCCTTCTACCGCGGCCTCAACAAGAGCGAGGGATACACCGTCAGCGCGCGCCTCTACCCCGGCGTCGCCGACCTCGTGCACGATCTCCACGCCGCGGGCGTCCCGCAGTCGACCGCGAGCTCGAAGCCCGAGGTCCAGGTCGTCGCGCTGATGGACCACTTCGGCCTCGCCCCCGACCTCGAGGCGATCGTCGGCGCCTCGCTCGACGAGCGCAGTCTGAGCGCGAAGTCCGACATCGTGCGCGAAGCACTCCGCCGTCTCGAGGCGAACGGCGTCGACACCTCGCGTCCGGTCCTGATCGGCGACCGGCATCACGACGTCGAGGGCGGGGCGGATGCCGGCGTGCCGGTGATCTTCGTCCGCTGGGGCTTCAGCTGGCCCTATGAGGCCGACGGCGCCCAGGCCGCGGTCGACGACATCGACCAGCTGCGTGCGCTGCTCCTCGTCCACGACGACGAGCTCGATGCCGAGAGCGACAGCGGGACCGTCACCCGTGTCTGATGTCGCCTGGGCGGTTCCGACCGCGCTGGCCATCGTCGGGGCCCTCCTCGTGACCTCCGTCGTCGTGATGGTCGTCCGCACCCGACGCCGCTCCCCTCGTATGCGAGCCGCCGCCGACGCGGCGCGCCTCGCCGCGGCCGACGCCCTCCTCCGTCTGGACGACGCGGCCACCGAACTCGACGTCGCCTTCGAGGCCGCCGACGCCGTGGTCGACGGCGACTCGACGAGCTCTCTGCGACGCGGTCGCGCGGCCGCCCTCCGCGCGCGCGACCGCGGTTTCGTCGAGGTCGCCGCCCTCGAGACTTCGTCGGCGATCCCCGCTCAGCGCCGGATCGAGGCCGAGGCCCTGCGCGTTCAGCTCGAGGCGCAGTTCGAGAAGGTCGCCCGCACGCGCGCCGAGCTCGTCGAGTGGGCACACACGCACGGAGCCCCGTCCGACCGTGTGAGGGCCGCGCGAGCGCGACGCGATGACGTCGTCCGCACCGCCGGCGATCCCGCGCCGCTGATCGCGAGCTTGCGCGAGCGATTCGACGAGAGCGACTGGCACGACGCGGCCGAGGCCGCCGATGCCGCCGCCGCCGCTCTGGCCCACGCGGACGAGACGCTCGCCGCCGCCGACGCGGCCACGGACGGCGGCGAGATCGATCGCCTGGTCCACGAGGCGACGGATGCCACGCGCCGGACCGCTCGACACCTGAAAGCCGTCGAAGACGCCCACCGCATCGCCCTCCAGGCCGCCGACAACGCCGACGCCGAGCTCGCCGCCGCGCGCGAGGAGCTCGCGGCCGCCATCGACATTGCCGGAACCCGTCCCGACGAGTGCGCGCCCGACGCCGCCGCGCGACTGCGCGAAGCGACGAACGACCTCGATGCCGCGGCGGTCGATGCCCGGAAGCGGCCGCGCGCCGCGATCGAGACCGTCGCCCGCGTCCGCGAGCTCCGAGACGAGCTGCTCGGCGAGGCTCCCGGCCCGCGACGGCGACTCGAGGCCGCGCGCGCCGCGCTCCCGGGGACGCTCGCGTGCGCGCGAGCGGCTCTCGCGGCCGCAGAGGCGCGGGACGACCGCACGATCGATGCGCGCCTGCGACGCGACCGCGCCCGACGCGAGCTCGCGGCCGCCCGCGCCGCGACCGACGCGGGTGTTGCCCTCGCCAACGCCCGAAAGGCCTGGCAGGCGGCCGCCGCGCGCTGACAGGGCGCACCTCCGGTGCCCTATCGTGAGCGACATGGGGGAGAACACCACGGCACGCCGCACGCTCCAGCTCATGCGTCGGGTTCCCGCGACGCTCGTGCTCGCCGGGATTCTGCTCGTCGTCGGCGTCGTGGGAGCGGGGCTGGGGCATCCGTTCTCCACCTCCGACCTGTTCCCGTCCGTGGCGTACGGTCTCCCCGCCCTTCAAGAAGGCAGGTGGTGGACTCCGGTCACCGGCACGTTCTTCCTCGACGCGCCGTGGGTGGTCGCCCCGATCCTCCTGGGCCTCGTGGGCATGGGGTACGTCGAGTACCGCCGCGGCTCGCGGGTCGCCGCGGGGTACTTCGCCGCGGGCCAGCTCGTCTCGGTCCTGGCATCCGCGCTCTTCCTCTGGGCGGCGGCACTCCTCCCCTGGCCGTGGGCTCAGCAGCAGGCGGCCGTGCTCGATGTGGGCCCCTCGGGCGGCG
Protein-coding regions in this window:
- a CDS encoding sugar MFS transporter, which codes for MDTALTRSQLVRWHIAICAIFLASGLSISTWASRVPAIRASLDIENSGVGLLLLGMGVASIIGLSVAPAVLARLGARTGMLTALVLVGVGLAIIGFGADALQVFGVALVGLALFGFGNGAVDVMMNVEGAALEKATGRTIMPLLHAFFSFGTVIGAGLGFVAVSMGISVLAHCVAMAVVILVVAFVSIANVPRREVAMDAPAAEERAHWRERLSTSLQAWKEPRTYTLGVIMLGMAFAEGSANDWLPSAVVFGHGAPEEAGPAVLAVFSVAMTIGRIAGGPVVDRLGRVIVLRVLAATAAAGLLLFIVAPFGPLVFIGAALWGLGASLGFPIGMSAAADDPAKAASRVAAAATIGYVAFLCGPPILGWIGDHIGLLPTLFIVVGLIVASGLFSGAAKPLTVESAETEKVRRG
- the nucS gene encoding endonuclease NucS translates to MRLVIARCSVDYTGRLNAHLPLATRLLVHKGDGSLLVHSDGGSYKPLNWMSPPCSLVVEQPDDVDVEDGVVERWRVTHAKSGDALLVRIHEVIHDTAHDLGVDPGLIKDGVEADLQRLLAEQVSVVGEGLTLVRREYPTAIGPVDLLLRDDNGGTVAIEVKRRGDIDGVEQLTRYLELLNRDPLLAPVTGVYAAQEIKPQARVLATDRGIRCLTLDYDEMKGIDSGAPRLF
- a CDS encoding HAD hydrolase-like protein, translated to MPVRSPFSCVLWDVDGTLVDASEGILRRLTITLEHFGRTPPTRDELSRWIGPPMFESFQVNVGMTPEQSTEAVAFYRGLNKSEGYTVSARLYPGVADLVHDLHAAGVPQSTASSKPEVQVVALMDHFGLAPDLEAIVGASLDERSLSAKSDIVREALRRLEANGVDTSRPVLIGDRHHDVEGGADAGVPVIFVRWGFSWPYEADGAQAAVDDIDQLRALLLVHDDELDAESDSGTVTRV